A window of the Streptomyces sp. NBC_00454 genome harbors these coding sequences:
- the ligA gene encoding NAD-dependent DNA ligase LigA, whose product MTIPSADEALSSRTAYESALPVLRAASQAYYGDGDSALDDVSYDRLRLAVLAWEKENPGEVSADSPTGLVADGAAPAGDVAHTIRLLSLDNVFDAEGLLTWGASVERRLGRAPQGGFTVEPKIDGAAVAARYRDGRLVQIITRGDGSHGEDISHVIGQIDGLPEQLAGAATFEVRGEVAFTQEQFEKANAVRAAHGAQVFANPRNGTAGTLRAKDRPYRLELTFWAYGAVQLDGVPFLPVAGTHAETLAAVAGAGVQTTAATAAGLGIVADLAGAQRRIDEIAAVRAELPVGIDGVVVKLNDTAEQEAAGVGSRFPHWAIAVKLPAVERQTVLEEVVWEVGRTGVLAPTALLAPVEIDGSTVTRATLHNPADIRRRDLHLGDTVTVYKAGDIIPRVQAAVVRLRPAGAVCVPLPEACPRCGGEIDKTQERWRCAKGTSCALPALIEYAGGREMLDIDGLGKTYVAALVESGDVTDVADLFTLSLEQLTVAAGSAKRAAKLAEQIAAAKSRPLNRVFCALGVLGTGRSMSRRIARHFGTMEAIREADAAVMQDVEGIGPEKAPVIVEQVAALAPVIDKLIAAGVNMVEPEGPSAVPGGGPLDGKVVVVTGKMAGRLDGFGRSEMNALIEKAGGRAGSSVNSKTSLLVAAPSASGKPSSKAVKAAEAGVEVLTPEAFAELVAEYLA is encoded by the coding sequence ATGACGATTCCTTCCGCCGATGAGGCTCTGTCCAGCCGTACCGCGTACGAGTCCGCGCTCCCTGTCCTCCGTGCCGCCTCGCAGGCGTATTACGGTGACGGCGACAGCGCTCTGGACGACGTCTCCTACGACCGGCTGCGGCTGGCCGTCCTGGCCTGGGAGAAGGAGAACCCCGGCGAGGTCTCCGCCGACTCCCCCACCGGGCTGGTCGCCGACGGGGCCGCCCCGGCCGGGGACGTCGCGCACACCATCCGCCTGCTGAGCCTGGACAACGTCTTCGACGCCGAGGGCCTACTGACCTGGGGCGCATCGGTCGAGCGCCGGCTGGGCCGCGCCCCGCAGGGCGGGTTCACCGTCGAGCCGAAGATCGACGGCGCGGCGGTGGCCGCCCGGTACCGCGACGGCCGCCTGGTCCAGATCATCACCCGCGGCGACGGCAGTCACGGCGAGGACATCAGCCATGTGATCGGCCAGATCGACGGGCTGCCCGAGCAGCTGGCCGGGGCGGCCACCTTCGAGGTCCGCGGGGAGGTGGCCTTCACCCAGGAGCAGTTCGAGAAGGCGAACGCGGTCCGGGCCGCCCACGGCGCGCAGGTCTTCGCCAACCCCCGCAACGGCACGGCGGGCACGCTGAGGGCCAAGGACCGGCCGTACCGGCTCGAGCTGACGTTCTGGGCCTACGGCGCCGTGCAACTGGACGGCGTACCGTTCCTGCCCGTCGCGGGCACCCATGCCGAGACCCTGGCCGCAGTGGCCGGAGCCGGGGTGCAGACGACCGCGGCCACCGCGGCCGGGTTGGGCATCGTCGCCGATCTCGCCGGGGCGCAGCGGCGGATCGACGAGATCGCCGCAGTGCGCGCGGAGCTGCCGGTCGGCATCGACGGCGTGGTGGTCAAGCTGAACGACACCGCCGAGCAGGAGGCGGCCGGGGTCGGCAGCCGCTTCCCGCACTGGGCGATCGCGGTCAAGCTGCCCGCGGTCGAGCGGCAGACCGTACTGGAGGAGGTCGTGTGGGAGGTCGGCCGCACCGGGGTCCTCGCTCCGACCGCGCTGCTGGCGCCGGTCGAGATAGACGGCTCCACCGTCACCCGGGCCACCCTGCACAACCCGGCCGACATCCGCCGCCGCGATCTGCACCTCGGCGACACGGTGACGGTGTACAAGGCGGGGGACATCATCCCGCGGGTGCAGGCGGCCGTGGTCCGGCTCCGTCCGGCCGGGGCCGTGTGCGTGCCGCTGCCCGAGGCCTGCCCCCGCTGCGGCGGGGAGATCGACAAGACCCAGGAGCGGTGGCGCTGCGCGAAGGGCACCTCGTGCGCGCTCCCGGCGCTGATCGAGTACGCCGGCGGGCGCGAGATGCTCGACATCGACGGCCTGGGCAAGACCTACGTGGCGGCCCTGGTCGAGTCCGGCGATGTCACCGACGTCGCCGACCTCTTCACCCTGAGCCTCGAGCAGCTGACGGTCGCGGCCGGCAGTGCCAAGCGGGCCGCCAAGCTCGCCGAGCAGATCGCGGCGGCCAAGTCCCGGCCGCTCAACCGCGTCTTCTGCGCCCTGGGCGTGCTCGGCACCGGACGCAGCATGTCCCGTCGCATCGCCCGGCACTTCGGCACCATGGAGGCGATCCGCGAGGCCGACGCGGCCGTGATGCAGGACGTGGAGGGGATCGGCCCGGAGAAGGCCCCGGTCATCGTCGAGCAGGTCGCCGCCCTGGCCCCCGTCATCGACAAACTGATCGCTGCGGGCGTCAACATGGTCGAGCCCGAAGGGCCGTCGGCGGTGCCGGGCGGGGGTCCGCTGGACGGCAAGGTCGTCGTGGTCACCGGCAAGATGGCGGGCCGGCTGGACGGCTTCGGCCGGTCCGAGATGAATGCCCTCATCGAGAAGGCCGGCGGGCGCGCGGGCAGCAGCGTCAACTCCAAGACCTCCCTCCTCGTCGCCGCGCCCTCCGCGAGCGGCAAGCCGAGCTCGAAGGCCGTCAAGGCCGCCGAGGCGGGTGTCGAGGTCCTCACGCCGGAGGCCTTCGCCGAGCTGGTCGCCGAGTACCTGGCCTGA
- a CDS encoding TOPRIM nucleotidyl transferase/hydrolase domain-containing protein: MADMSAFRDAVGDWANGGPGGPASELAERLGVRTAVLLEGPSDLAAVEALAARRGRDLAAEGVCVVSMGGAMSIARYAGLLGPPGLGLRLAGLCDEREQGFYERGLKRARAPHRDFSVCVTDLEDELIRALGTERVEEVVRAEGDLRAWQTFLGQPAQHGRPQGQKLRRFLGTKKGRKIRYGRLLVEALRPEQVPAPLDDLLTGL; the protein is encoded by the coding sequence ATGGCGGACATGAGTGCGTTTCGGGACGCGGTCGGGGACTGGGCGAACGGCGGACCGGGCGGGCCGGCGAGCGAACTGGCCGAGCGCTTGGGCGTGCGGACGGCGGTGCTGCTGGAAGGGCCCAGCGACCTGGCCGCCGTTGAGGCGCTGGCCGCCCGGCGGGGCCGGGACCTCGCCGCCGAGGGGGTGTGCGTCGTATCGATGGGCGGAGCCATGAGCATCGCCCGATATGCCGGCCTCCTCGGGCCGCCGGGCCTCGGGCTGCGCCTGGCGGGCCTGTGCGACGAGCGGGAACAGGGCTTCTACGAGCGGGGCCTCAAGCGCGCACGGGCTCCGCACCGGGACTTCTCCGTGTGCGTGACGGACCTGGAGGACGAGCTCATCCGGGCGCTGGGCACGGAGCGGGTCGAGGAAGTCGTCCGGGCCGAAGGCGACCTCCGGGCCTGGCAGACCTTCCTGGGACAGCCCGCGCAGCACGGCCGGCCCCAGGGGCAGAAGCTGCGGCGCTTCCTCGGAACGAAGAAGGGCCGCAAGATCCGCTACGGCCGCCTCCTGGTCGAGGCGCTGCGCCCCGAACAGGTGCCGGCCCCGCTCGACGACCTCCTCACGGGCCTCTAG
- a CDS encoding GNAT family N-acetyltransferase, producing MPELITPTPRLYASWLAAQEEWGADAHMDGAGLGSDDEVDSPEGFAAWTERLKRYGDRTLPVEHGRVHATYWWIAEGDEYLGAIDLRHYLNGFLLDAGGHIGYSIRPSARRRGLATWALAEVLHEARLLGMDRVLLTCDPDNRASIRTIESNGGVLEDVRETLIGPKRRYWIDL from the coding sequence ATGCCTGAGCTGATCACGCCCACCCCCCGCCTGTACGCATCGTGGCTCGCCGCGCAGGAGGAGTGGGGCGCCGATGCCCACATGGACGGCGCCGGTCTCGGCTCCGACGACGAGGTGGACAGCCCGGAGGGCTTCGCCGCATGGACGGAGCGGCTGAAGCGGTACGGGGACCGCACCCTGCCGGTCGAGCACGGACGCGTCCACGCCACGTACTGGTGGATCGCCGAGGGCGACGAGTACCTGGGAGCCATCGACCTCCGGCACTACCTCAACGGATTCCTGCTCGACGCGGGCGGTCACATCGGCTACAGCATCCGGCCCTCGGCCCGCCGCCGAGGCCTCGCCACCTGGGCCCTGGCCGAGGTCCTGCACGAGGCGCGGCTGCTGGGGATGGACCGGGTTCTGCTCACCTGCGACCCGGACAACCGTGCCTCGATCCGCACGATCGAGAGCAACGGCGGGGTGCTGGAGGACGTCCGGGAGACCCTGATCGGTCCCAAGCGGCGCTACTGGATCGATCTGTAG
- a CDS encoding tetratricopeptide repeat protein, whose product MDQPAEIGRRVQRMRTELGLTQRKLAEPSYTPAYISTLESGKVRPSEAALRFLARRLGTSYEELATGRPTHLATELRLALTDAQQVLASGASDEAAVRYRRLLAEAEHLGLTDERIAALLGLGDCALESGELTGAIGHFETAERLLAGEPLPRRARPIRGRAVAHLLAGELRYACYLLESTIDELGASGLADPEALVLLYSAVIGPYIDMGAHARAAHAAELALSLAPRVGDPALVAGMHRQVARTFLTEGRVADADASIAKAQAIYGQLQLRTDLAHCHWMRGYLHAQNGDLSRAEGELRTAREMLSAGRAALYTAQVEVELADVLRRLGRYEEAAGLLSALLALGDSHGAVHAGGAHRLLGLMAEERGENESAEEHYVQALALLERSGATGDLADLCRLLGDLLRRSGRTEAALDAYRTGLGHRAAPGTTTLGPAPAVPAPAVPAPAVPAFPPHPSAGPTGYRSIQ is encoded by the coding sequence ATGGACCAACCAGCCGAAATCGGCCGCAGGGTTCAGCGCATGCGCACCGAACTCGGCCTGACCCAACGGAAATTGGCGGAGCCCTCGTACACTCCGGCCTACATCTCGACACTGGAGTCGGGCAAGGTGCGGCCCTCCGAGGCGGCACTGCGCTTCCTCGCCCGACGCCTGGGCACCTCCTACGAGGAACTGGCCACCGGGCGCCCCACCCATCTGGCCACCGAGCTGCGCCTCGCCCTCACCGACGCCCAGCAGGTCCTGGCCTCCGGCGCGTCCGACGAGGCCGCCGTACGCTACCGGCGCCTCCTCGCCGAAGCCGAGCACCTCGGGCTCACCGACGAGCGCATCGCCGCGCTGCTCGGACTCGGGGACTGTGCACTGGAGTCGGGTGAACTGACCGGCGCCATAGGCCACTTCGAGACGGCCGAGCGGCTCCTGGCGGGTGAGCCGCTCCCCCGCCGGGCCCGCCCGATCCGCGGTCGCGCCGTCGCGCACCTGCTCGCCGGGGAGCTGCGCTACGCGTGCTACCTGCTCGAATCCACCATCGACGAGCTGGGAGCGAGCGGACTCGCCGACCCCGAGGCGCTGGTGTTGCTCTACTCGGCGGTCATCGGGCCGTACATCGACATGGGCGCCCACGCCCGGGCCGCCCACGCCGCCGAACTCGCCCTGTCGCTGGCCCCCCGAGTCGGTGACCCGGCCCTGGTGGCGGGCATGCACCGGCAGGTCGCGCGGACGTTCCTGACCGAGGGGCGGGTGGCCGATGCCGACGCCTCGATCGCCAAGGCGCAGGCGATCTACGGTCAGCTACAGCTGCGGACCGACCTGGCGCACTGCCACTGGATGCGCGGCTACCTGCACGCCCAGAACGGCGATCTCTCCCGCGCCGAAGGGGAGTTGCGCACGGCTCGGGAGATGCTCTCGGCCGGCCGCGCGGCCCTGTACACCGCCCAGGTGGAGGTCGAGCTGGCCGACGTACTGCGCCGGCTCGGCCGGTACGAGGAGGCCGCCGGGCTGCTCTCGGCCCTTCTGGCCCTGGGCGACAGCCACGGAGCCGTGCACGCGGGCGGGGCGCACCGGCTCCTGGGGCTGATGGCGGAGGAGCGCGGCGAGAACGAGTCCGCCGAGGAGCACTACGTACAGGCCCTGGCGCTGTTGGAGCGGAGCGGGGCCACGGGCGACCTCGCGGACCTGTGCCGGCTCCTGGGCGACCTGCTGCGCAGGTCCGGCCGGACCGAGGCGGCCTTGGACGCGTACCGGACGGGCCTGGGCCACCGGGCGGCTCCCGGGACCACCACCCTGGGGCCGGCGCCCGCGGTGCCGGCGCCCGCAGTGCCGGCGCCCGCAGTGCCGGCGTTCCCGCCGCATCCCTCCGCGGGCCCGACCGGCTACAGATCGATCCAGTAG
- a CDS encoding M64 family metallopeptidase yields MRHVRRPTAGPALRGACAALCATLALLAAGPVRAAEVPDAARRVAVEIPGPEQGGAAGSGHALVPVGVGDGAGARTGARLSEAERAADGEVAELVDNGPTADRLDVVIIGDGYTAAELSKFHTDAKAKWAEVTAVEPYTTYQNLFNVWTVDAVSHDSGVTGDPDRGTVRDTALGAYFWCEAIERLLCIDQPKVDAYVAKAPEADLVIVLANSAKYGGAGYNEPSATLGYEGISTASADNAKSGQVAIHETGHSLGKLADEYFYPGVPDYEQYTGPEPAESNISTLPADRMAQERAKWYRWLGETSPDGGTVGAYEGGGYFVTGLQRPTDSSIMRVLGKPFNLPGVESMIAGFYQHARLVTPLTPTDRTLRLRQTAKVAVPRLAGADGRQLVVRWYLDGRELKRMEGRTDVPVADLRLSDLRTHKLSVTAEDRTPSVRDPKIVRTLHSTTDWNVRR; encoded by the coding sequence ATGCGACACGTCAGACGGCCGACCGCCGGGCCTGCCCTGCGAGGAGCCTGCGCGGCGCTCTGCGCCACCCTCGCGCTGCTGGCCGCCGGGCCCGTTCGCGCCGCCGAGGTTCCGGACGCCGCACGCCGGGTGGCGGTGGAGATTCCGGGGCCGGAGCAGGGCGGTGCCGCCGGCTCGGGGCACGCGCTCGTACCGGTGGGCGTGGGCGACGGCGCCGGGGCCAGGACCGGCGCCCGGCTCTCCGAAGCGGAGCGGGCCGCGGACGGCGAGGTCGCCGAGCTCGTCGACAACGGCCCCACCGCCGACCGCCTGGACGTGGTCATCATCGGCGACGGCTACACCGCGGCCGAGCTGTCGAAGTTCCACACCGACGCCAAGGCCAAATGGGCCGAGGTGACCGCCGTCGAGCCCTACACCACCTACCAGAACCTCTTCAACGTCTGGACGGTCGACGCCGTCTCCCACGACTCCGGCGTCACCGGCGACCCCGACCGGGGAACCGTCCGCGACACGGCCCTCGGTGCGTACTTCTGGTGCGAGGCCATCGAACGGCTGCTGTGCATAGACCAGCCCAAGGTGGACGCCTACGTGGCGAAGGCGCCGGAGGCCGACCTCGTCATCGTCCTGGCCAACAGCGCCAAGTACGGCGGCGCGGGCTACAACGAGCCCAGCGCCACCCTCGGATACGAGGGCATATCCACTGCCTCGGCGGACAACGCCAAGTCCGGCCAGGTCGCCATCCACGAGACCGGCCACTCGCTCGGCAAGCTCGCCGACGAATACTTCTACCCCGGAGTTCCGGACTACGAGCAGTACACCGGCCCCGAACCGGCCGAGTCGAACATCTCCACGCTGCCCGCCGACCGGATGGCCCAGGAGCGGGCCAAGTGGTACCGCTGGCTGGGCGAGACCTCACCGGACGGCGGCACGGTCGGAGCGTACGAGGGAGGCGGATACTTCGTCACCGGGCTCCAGCGGCCCACCGACAGCTCGATCATGAGGGTTCTGGGCAAGCCCTTCAACCTCCCCGGCGTCGAGTCGATGATCGCCGGCTTCTACCAGCATGCGAGGCTCGTCACCCCGCTCACTCCGACGGACCGCACCCTGCGGCTGCGCCAGACCGCGAAGGTGGCCGTACCCCGGCTGGCCGGCGCGGACGGCCGGCAGCTCGTGGTCCGCTGGTACCTCGACGGCCGCGAGCTGAAGCGCATGGAAGGCCGGACCGACGTTCCGGTCGCGGACTTGCGGCTGTCCGACCTCCGCACGCACAAACTGTCCGTCACCGCGGAGGACCGCACCCCGTCGGTCCGCGACCCGAAGATCGTCCGCACGCTGCACTCCACCACCGACTGGAACGTCCGCAGGTAG
- a CDS encoding vWA domain-containing protein: MSGNQNFINHVALVLDASSSMSHLSGKVIEVADQQISYLARRSQELDQETRVTVYVFADKVSCVIYDKDVLRMPSLKQMYRVGGMTALLAATLKSQRELAQTAQLYGDHSFLTFVLTDGQENASHRCPDAPTRDPRELVQAVAKMVETQEDNWTLAVLVPDQMGKREAMQCGFPKNNIAVWDATSTQGLEEAGQVIQEATEKFMVGRTKGIRGSRAVFSTGADTVNKDTIKAAGLTPANPSEYQLIPVAREAAIRDWVVESGHNYRTGCAFYQLSKSEKIQARKQIAVLEKKTDRVYTGPEARAVLGLPDAEVRIKPDHNDDFTIFVQSTSVNRKLVPNTRLLFMV, from the coding sequence ATGTCCGGAAACCAGAACTTCATCAATCACGTTGCTCTCGTGTTGGACGCCAGTTCGTCCATGTCCCACCTGAGCGGCAAGGTTATCGAGGTCGCCGACCAGCAGATTTCCTATCTGGCCCGCCGGTCCCAGGAATTGGACCAGGAAACCCGTGTGACCGTGTATGTCTTCGCGGACAAGGTGAGTTGCGTCATCTACGACAAGGACGTGCTGCGGATGCCGTCCCTGAAGCAGATGTACCGGGTCGGCGGAATGACGGCCCTGCTCGCGGCCACGCTCAAGTCGCAGCGGGAGCTGGCGCAGACGGCGCAGCTGTACGGCGACCACAGCTTCCTGACGTTCGTTCTGACCGACGGACAGGAGAACGCGAGCCACCGCTGCCCCGACGCCCCCACCAGGGATCCCCGTGAACTGGTGCAGGCCGTGGCCAAGATGGTCGAGACGCAGGAGGACAACTGGACGCTGGCCGTCCTCGTCCCGGACCAGATGGGCAAGCGCGAGGCCATGCAGTGCGGTTTCCCGAAGAACAACATCGCCGTCTGGGACGCCACGAGCACCCAGGGACTCGAAGAGGCCGGGCAGGTGATCCAGGAAGCCACGGAGAAATTCATGGTGGGTCGCACCAAGGGCATCCGGGGATCACGGGCCGTATTCTCCACCGGCGCCGATACCGTGAACAAGGACACCATCAAGGCGGCCGGACTCACTCCGGCGAATCCGTCGGAGTACCAGCTGATTCCGGTGGCGCGAGAAGCGGCGATCCGGGACTGGGTCGTCGAATCCGGGCACAATTACCGCACCGGTTGCGCGTTTTATCAGCTGAGCAAGTCGGAGAAGATCCAGGCGCGAAAGCAGATCGCGGTGTTGGAGAAGAAGACGGACCGGGTGTACACCGGCCCGGAGGCCCGAGCCGTGCTCGGACTTCCGGACGCGGAGGTCCGCATCAAGCCGGACCACAACGACGACTTCACGATCTTCGTGCAGAGCACCAGCGTGAACCGGAAGCTGGTGCCGAACACACGACTCCTGTTCATGGTCTGA
- a CDS encoding GNAT family N-acetyltransferase: MSDIIVRAPRAEDFAQWRALYRGYADFYAVEQTEEAAATVWAWIADPGHEVGALVAEDTDGRLLGLAHYRPFARPLSATVGCFLDDLFVAPEHRGSGAADLLLGALRAMAAERGWSVVRWITADDNHRARSKYDQVATRTMWVTYDMAPLG; this comes from the coding sequence ATGTCCGACATCATCGTCCGCGCCCCCCGGGCCGAGGACTTCGCGCAGTGGCGCGCCCTCTACCGCGGTTACGCCGACTTCTACGCGGTGGAGCAGACGGAGGAGGCCGCCGCAACCGTGTGGGCGTGGATCGCCGACCCCGGGCACGAGGTCGGCGCCCTGGTCGCCGAGGACACGGACGGCCGCCTGCTCGGCCTCGCCCACTACCGTCCGTTCGCCCGGCCGCTCTCCGCGACCGTCGGTTGCTTCCTCGACGACCTGTTCGTCGCACCCGAGCACCGCGGTTCGGGCGCGGCTGACCTGCTGCTCGGCGCCCTGCGTGCGATGGCCGCGGAGCGGGGCTGGAGCGTGGTCCGCTGGATCACCGCCGATGACAACCACCGGGCCCGGTCGAAGTACGACCAGGTCGCCACGCGCACCATGTGGGTGACGTATGACATGGCCCCACTCGGCTGA
- a CDS encoding TetR/AcrR family transcriptional regulator, with amino-acid sequence MGGAQERPLRADAARNRARLLDVATEVFTTSGVGVPTEQIARAAGVGVGTLFRHFPTKEALLEAVMVRRLETMAERTAELAAEAGPTEAFFACFRLVVEQSAGKSEFTRALSAAGVDAHAALQAPTLEIQARLTELLARAQQAGAVRPELGLPELFALLTGTGAAVEQLGADPGARELIFKVVFDGLRPH; translated from the coding sequence ATGGGTGGCGCTCAGGAGCGCCCGCTGCGGGCGGACGCGGCTCGCAACCGGGCCCGGTTGCTGGACGTGGCCACGGAGGTGTTCACCACCAGCGGTGTCGGCGTACCGACGGAACAGATCGCCCGGGCCGCCGGAGTCGGAGTCGGCACGCTCTTCCGGCACTTCCCGACCAAGGAGGCGCTGCTGGAAGCCGTCATGGTGCGCCGGCTGGAGACCATGGCGGAGCGGACCGCGGAGCTGGCCGCCGAGGCCGGGCCCACCGAGGCCTTCTTCGCCTGCTTCCGCCTGGTGGTCGAACAGTCCGCGGGCAAGAGCGAGTTCACCCGGGCCCTCAGTGCGGCCGGGGTCGACGCCCACGCGGCGCTGCAAGCACCGACCCTCGAAATCCAGGCCCGGCTCACCGAGTTGCTGGCCCGGGCGCAGCAGGCCGGTGCCGTCCGCCCGGAGCTGGGCCTGCCGGAGCTCTTCGCTCTCCTGACCGGCACCGGCGCGGCGGTGGAGCAGCTCGGGGCGGATCCGGGGGCCCGCGAGCTGATCTTCAAGGTGGTCTTCGACGGGCTGCGGCCGCACTGA
- a CDS encoding nuclear transport factor 2 family protein, giving the protein MSGTLSPREVFQQLIEGIAEGRFTELSELYAEDAVVETVFEPVGPRRIEGRAALKERFAQVAAVSPVELTPMNVVVRETDDPEVIVAEFDYRVHHRVTGRRFESANIQVLRVRDGLIVSSRDYHDHLALIVAGGNLPDLVAALETA; this is encoded by the coding sequence ATGTCCGGAACGCTGTCGCCGCGCGAAGTCTTCCAGCAACTGATCGAGGGCATAGCCGAGGGGCGGTTCACCGAGCTGTCCGAGCTCTACGCCGAGGACGCGGTGGTGGAGACCGTCTTCGAGCCGGTCGGTCCCCGCCGGATCGAGGGGCGGGCCGCGCTCAAGGAGCGGTTCGCGCAGGTCGCGGCGGTTTCGCCCGTGGAGCTGACCCCGATGAACGTGGTCGTCCGGGAAACGGACGACCCGGAGGTGATCGTCGCCGAGTTCGACTACCGGGTGCACCACCGGGTGACCGGCCGGAGGTTCGAGTCCGCCAACATCCAGGTGCTGCGGGTCCGCGACGGCCTGATCGTCAGCAGCCGCGACTACCACGACCACCTGGCCCTCATCGTGGCCGGCGGCAACCTGCCCGATCTGGTGGCGGCGCTGGAAACCGCATAG